A region of Toxorhynchites rutilus septentrionalis strain SRP chromosome 1, ASM2978413v1, whole genome shotgun sequence DNA encodes the following proteins:
- the LOC129762419 gene encoding PAX-interacting protein 1-like: MRFQKTWLLVAGVAVLLAYGAEAQQQRRLRVRPRVQQHQVESSAELESIEDQDNRAQQAIQYYRAQAREDEDPRQLVLVASDDDYNGQYGTPAPRARADTYRPPVKVTTAAPLAARQKVQEARAPPVQTIRNYNKVNDDGSFTFGYEAADGSFKEETRGTDCVVRGKYGYIDPDGNKREFTYVSGNPCDPNNPEGSEEEQDKSEEDANENVPQNYPKRPVAPRPAVPRPVPTRPAQTTPRPTTTVFQNTYTSNYDDEESEEEVQIGQRPRPVARPFSNQPQTVTQRPRVQVINTTPNSFSRTPTQTSPVNITPKPVYRLASPNTIQSQPPPTTYRPDTTTPLSNFFSTTKADALLGGTRQPLDFDAEFKKFQHENKIPSTTPAKPSSSSTQKQVTKNPVYQTQLVFDPQTGQYDTGYYQQLPQSEGDFQLNHRIQPFVQNPAAHQQSQLVSLEQLQQQSPLYRQQQPQPAPAQVQIPQQIYQKQQNELQFVNSQQLFAQQVELQQNQLRNDRLEAAKKVNSGLRYQTAAPQHLRLQPQPQQQYYFIPPQGQSGGQIDAFLRGHNIEY, from the coding sequence TGGTTGCTAGTGGCCGGAGTGGCCGTACTCCTGGCGTATGGCGCCGAGGCCCAGCAGCAGCGTAGACTGCGGGTACGTCCGAGGGTGCAGCAGCATCAGGTGGAATCCAGTGCTGAGCTGGAGAGCATCGAAGATCAGGATAACCGGGCGCAGCAAGCGATTCAGTACTATCGTGCCCAAGCCCGCGAGGATGAGGATCCCCGGCAGCTGGTGCTGGTGGCCAGCGATGATGACTACAACGGTCAGTACGGAACACCGGCTCCGAGAGCGCGCGCCGATACGTATCGGCCACCGGTGAAGGTAACCACCGCGGCACCACTGGCTGCACGCCAGAAGGTCCAGGAAGCCCGGGCACCACCAGTTCAGACGATCCGAAACTACAACAAGGTCAACGACGATGGATCGTTCACGTTCGGTTATGAAGCCGCTGACGGTTCGTTCAAGGAGGAAACCCGAGGCACCGATTGTGTAGTGCGCGGAAAGTACGGATACATCGACCCAGACGGTAACAAACGTGAGTTCACCTACGTCTCTGGAAACCCATGCGACCCCAACAACCCGGAAGGCAGCGAGGAGGAGCAAGACAAATCCGAGGAAGACGCCAACGAGAATGTTCCACAAAACTACCCCAAGAGACCTGTTGCCCCACGTCCTGCCGTCCCACGTCCAGTCCCCACTCGACCTGCCCAAACCACCCCTCGTCCAACTACCACTGTCTTCCAGAACACCTACACCTCGAACTACGACGATGAGGAGTCCGAGGAAGAGGTTCAAATTGGCCAACGCCCCCGTCCAGTAGCTCGCCCATTCTCGAACCAACCCCAGACTGTAACTCAGCGTCCACGCGTGCAGGTCATAAACACTACCCCCAACAGCTTCTCCCGCACTCCGACTCAAACCTCTCCCGTGAACATCACCCCTAAACCAGTTTACCGCCTGGCTTCACCAAATACCATCCAATCCCAACCCCCACCAACGACCTATCGACCAGACACCACCACCCCGCTCAGCAATTTCTTCTCCACTACCAAAGCTGACGCACTTCTCGGCGGCACCCGCCAGCCACTGGACTTTGATGCTGAGTTCAAGAAATTCCAGCACGAGAACAAGATCCCATCCACCACCCCTGCCAAGCCAAGCTCATCTTCGACCCAGAAGCAGGTCACCAAGAACCCCGTCTACCAGACCCAGCTGGTGTTCGATCCCCAGACCGGTCAGTACGACACCGGATACTACCAGCAGCTTCCCCAGAGCGAAGGTGACTTCCAGCTGAACCACCGCATCCAGCCTTTCGTTCAAAATCCCGCCGCCCACCAGCAGTCCCAGCTGGTTTCTCTGGAGCAGCTCCAGCAGCAGAGCCCACTGTACCGGCAGCAACAGCCCCAACCTGCCCCTGCTCAGGTCCAAATCCCTCAGCAAATCTACCAGAAACAACAAAACGAACTGCAGTTCGTGAACAGCCAGCAGCTGTTCGCCCAGCAGGTTGAACTGCAGCAGAACCAGCTGCGTAACGACCGGTTGGAGGCCGCCAAAAAGGTCAACAGTGGCCTTCGCTACCAGACAGCCGCTCCCCAGCATCTCCGCCTCCAACCCCAGCCCCAGCAACAGTACTACTTCATCCCACCTCAGGGACAATCCGGTGGCCAGATCGATGCCTTCCTGCGGGGACACAACATCGAGTACTAA